Within Carassius gibelio isolate Cgi1373 ecotype wild population from Czech Republic chromosome A16, carGib1.2-hapl.c, whole genome shotgun sequence, the genomic segment tcttaaagaggcaaacacacacaggaagtgcttgaaataccaagttttagacattgtttaaataagtacaagctagaaagagaaACCAAGTAGTttcgaaagagatgagtttttagCTGTCGTTTAAAAATCGTCAGGGATTCATTATTCCGGATCGGAGgaattccaccagccaggaacgatgaaggagaatgttctggaaaccGATTTTGTTAGATATTCTATTGGTTTTAATGAATAATTTCGTGTGGCggtcaaaaatacatatattgttTCATTATGTTAACAAaatgaatgtactgtatatataattttttcaacatttagatttttttagggGTTTTTATTTgtactaaattatatttaaggaATAGTTTCATGTTCACATATTGAGTGGCAAAACCTTAACCGAGTTTCATACTTTTCtgatcaagtaaaaaaataataaaataaaatttacatcaACGAAAAATAAACCATGTAGgactaattaaaatttttttttgcctCGTTACATCATCATAACGCATTGATTATGCATGGCGCATGCAGTTAAAATAGTTTTGCcatttatttgcttttaaaatatgattttgaaaaaataaaaaaatgtgaaaattgagAGAAGGAAAAGCCAGATGTCAAATGCATTagctgtattttattaaaatatatatatataaaaatgcatatgtaTAAACCATGATAAATATGCATACACAGTATAATCATacagtaaaatgtttatattcatatagtttttatttttaaacataaaggATATTTTAGCATTCAAACTGGCAGTGGTGATATTTCCTCGGGGACGAGGGAGACGTTCAGTCCATGGCAGGGTCTCACCAAAGAgaaatagcctttttttttttctccagaaaagCTACAGAGCAGCACCGTTCACCTGAGATTCACGAATATTAGAAAAAATACTGGAAGAGTACACTAAACCCTATCTGAGAGCATCATATAATATCACTTCTATGCAGTATATTTCATGACCCCATCATACATGTCTGTATATACTCCATCAAATCTTTCAAATGGTTTGATTGCTGTCTTTATCTTATTTTTATCTGGGTCCCTAGTTCTAATCTTTCaattataatttgtaaaatatgtgtattttcACTAGCGGTCGAATGTTCGCTATAATAAAGATATTCTTATGTTTatgtctgaatgatttctgaagatcatgaagACTGcagaaatgaaactgaaaaattcagaaataaattagattttaaaatatagtgaTGATAGAAAATAGTTACTTTATAcggtaatatttcacaatactacttttttcaaaaaacataaaaaaaatctgaattatttcaATTTCTTGCCCCAAagtgtgtatataaaaaaataataataatacaatataatataaattataattatatatataattatatatatatatatatatatatatatatatacaattatttatttattttattttatttttttattgataattgATTTCTATTTTATAGGGTTGTCAGTATCACTTTGCATCCTGTTTTGTGATTTTGATTTGTCTCTAAATCATTCCATCACACTCGATCAAATAACAAATATCCATGAAAGCATGATTTAAAATTCAAAACTCGTTTGAGAAATATCCAAAGGAAGCTGATGTCTTCATGTAAACGGTCAGCAATGACCAACATTATCTCTGTTCTCATTCTGTAAATCACAAAACAGCTGATGAACACAAGAAGTGCCTGAGTTGGAGCAGAGGAGATTCCTGAATATCTGATGTATGATGTAAATCCTTGCTGAAGTCATGTCTGATGGTAGTGATGGTagtggtgatggtgatggtgcTCGTGATGGTGATGGTGTTCGTGTCGCTGGACCACAGGAAGCACAATCCCGGCGTTCTGCTCGCGGTCGGGCGAGGGCTGTTGTTTTGCGGGCGACAGCACCTGTTCTCTGCCTCTGGCTCTCGTTCTCTGGCTGTGACTGTGCTGGTGACCCGCTGAGGGCTGAGGCTGGTTCTGATGGGGTCGATGGTACATGTTCTGACCCGCCGAGAAGGAAACACCCGGCACAGGCGGATAGTAGCTGTGACACTTGCTGGTTTTGGCCACAGACTGGCTGCCTTTGAATGTGGCCTTTGGGGACCTAAAGGACTGGGGCCCCGGGCGCACACGGGGACCCGGGGTCACACAGGGGTCGGGGAGGACCTGAGAGCGCCGCTGATGGGTGTGTGTCTCAGGCTCATGGGAACGGGAACGGTTCTGGGTGTGTGAGGACCGTGACGGCTGCTCTTGAGGAACCACAGGAGGAGAGGAACCTTGAGGAAGGAGAATATATTACATGAAAATTAAGAGTTATGTTTTATAAAGGGTCAGAACAACTATGAACATTACaggaaaatatattatataaagggTCAgcgcaaatattaaaattaagggaaatgtaaaaagaaatgtgtataaaaaaaaggTTGGCAAAATGACCAAACTTAAGGAATTTTATACTATAAACAGTCAgtacaataatcaaaattaaggaaactatattttataaaaggtcaaaaacatgaaaaaaaattaagcaatcaTTTTTTATGAGGGGTCAGAAAAAttatcaaaattacagtaaaaatataaatttttaaaaagtcggcaaaatgaacaaaaaaagaagcaattatattttataaagggTCAGAacaacaattatattttttataacaacaattattttatatttatagtttatataacaaaatttttatttttatatttagacatACCCAAAAATTAaggaattatatttttaaagggtCAGAACGATTATGAAAGTTACaggaaaatatattatataaaaggtTGGCAAAATGAACAAAACTTAAGGAATTCTATATTATAAACAGTCAGCACAATAATCAAAataaaggaaatatattttataaaaggtcaacaacatgaaaaaaaattaagcaatcaTATTTTATGAAAGgtcaaaacaattataaaaattacagtaaaaatatatattttttaaaaggttggaaaaatgaagaaaaaaaaagcaatcataTTTTAGAAAGGGTCAGGACAACAATAATTTTTATAACAacaattattttagatttatattttatataacaaaaattatatttttatatttaaaaataccaaaaattaaggaattatattttatgaaggATTTATAAAagtcagcaaaatgaacaaaaaataaggAATTCTATATTATAAACAGCCAGCACAATAATCAAAataaaggaaatatattttataaaaggtCAACAACATGAACCAAAACTAAGCAATCATATTTTATGAAAGgtcaaaacaattataaaaattacagtaaaaaaatattttaggcaaaaattactaaaaaaattaagaaattctaTATTATAAACCGTCAgcacaataatcaaaattaaggAAATAACTAATAAGCAATCATATTTTATGAAGGGTCAGAACAacagttgtattttatataacaacaattatatttttatatttaaaaaaaaattaaggaattatattttataaagattCAGAGCAAAGatcaaaatgtaagaaaatatattttataaaagtcaacaaaattaacaaaaattaaggaattatacatttaaaaatgataaattataaaattatatttcaaataaatggtccGAACAATGATCATGGttattaagtaataatattttataaagggTTGGCACAATGAACAAAAATTaagcaaaatttattttttaaagggtcAGAAcaatgcttaaaaaataaataaataaaaatgttgaaaataaaaattaagcaatgatattttaaagaaaataaaaataatattttggataAAGAAATTCTCGTTTTCAGGGAAaatttataaaacacaccatgGTGAGTAAAGACTTTAcagttaaaattgtattattgttcTTTCTTTTGCATTTCAATCACAAGATTTTTTATGAGGAATTGAAAGGGGTGAGCTTAACGTATAAAAgtaatgtcaaataaaaataaacggatgtccaaaaatgaattgaaataatGAATTGAGATGAATTTAGTGGTGAAACATTTCCTGATGGGTTTCAGTGTTTGAGGAATAACTGATAAATAACTGTGGAGTGAAAGCCGCCCCTGAGATTGAgtgttttctgtgtttctgtTCTGTTTGTGTCTTACTGTCGAATCTGGAGCTGTAGTTCTCTGTTCCCGCCAGATCCAGGTAATGGTTTCGTCTCTCTGTGTTCTCGTCCACACAGTAGTGATTCCTCTCGTGAGCTCGGTGCTGACGTCCGTCCTCCGAGTGAAGCGGCTCCATGTGACTCAGACGATTCACGTCTCTGTCTGGAGCAGACGAAAGAGAGGTCAGAAATATAATCAAAACTATAATAGTTATACATAATACTACAATTACACCGCCACCAACAAAGACAGTAACATAATAAACACTGTggtacaatataaaaatacaaaaaaaaatcacttaaaattaaaataaaatctgaaaatataaagagaaaagttaatacaaaatattagttaaaaactcaaatctaaaataaagaactgatacaatatttaaaaagagtATGCTAAATTTAAATAGTACcggtatcatttattttttattaaaagtgaaaacagaatttgtttgtgtgtgtgtgtgtgtggttgtgtgtgtgtgtctgtgaatgtgtgtgtgtgtctgtgtgtgtgtgtgtgtgtgtgtgtttgtgtgtgtgtgtgtgtctgtgtgtgtgtgtgtgtgtctgtgagtgtgtttgtgtgtgtctgtgtgaatgtgtgtgtgtgtgtgtgtgtgtgagtgtgtgtgtgtgtgtgtgtgtgtgtgtgtttgtgtgtgtgcgtgcgtgtgtgtgtgtgtgtgtctgtgtgtgtttgagtttgtgtgtgtgtctgtgtctcttgtgtgtgtttttgtgtgtgtgcgtctgtgcgtgtgtgtgtttgtgtgtgccagtgtgtgtgccagtgtgtgtgtgtgtctctgtgtgtgtgtctctgtgtgtgtgtgtggtttgtgtctctgtgtgtgtgcatctgtgcgtgtgtttgtgcgtttgtgtgtctgtgcgtgtgtgtgtctctccatgtgtgtgtgtgtgtgtgcgtgcgtgtgtgtgtctctccatGCGTGtgtcagtgcgtgtgtgtgtgtgtctctccatgtgtgtgtgtgtgtgtgtgtctgtgcgtgtgtgcgtctgtgtgtgatgtgtgtgtgtgtgtgtgtgcgtgtgtgtctctcCATGCGTGtgtcagtgcgtgtgtgtgtgtctctccatgtgtgtgtgtgtgtgtgtgtgtgtctgtgtctctgtgtgtgtgtctctccatgtgtgtgtgtgtgtgtgtgtctgtgtctctgtgtgtgtgtctgtgcgtgtgtgcgtctgtgtgtgatgtgtgtgtgtgtgtgtgtgtgtgtctgtgagtgtgtgtgtgtgtgtgtgtgtgtgccagtgtgtgtgtgtgtgtctctgtgtgtgtgtctctgtgtgtgtgtgtggtttgtgtctctgtgtgtgtgcatctgtgcgtgtgtttgtgcatttgtgtgtctgtgcgtgtgtgtgtctctccatgtgtgtgtgtgtgtgtgtgcgtgcgtgtgtgtgtgtgtgtctctccatGCGTGtatcagtgcgtgtgtgtgtgtgtctctctatgtgtgtgtgtgtgtgtgtgtgtgtgtctgtgtctctgtgtgtgtgtctgtgcgtgtgtgcgtctgtgtgtgatgtgtgtgtgtgtgtgtgcgtgcgtgcgtgtgtgtgtgtgtctctccatGCGTGtgtcagtgcgtgtgtgtgtgtgtctctccatgtgtgtgtgtgtgtgtgtgcgtgtgtgcgtgtgtgtgtgtctgtgtctctgtgtgtgtgtctgtgcgtgtgtgtgtgtctgtgtctctgtgtgtgtgtgtgcgtgtgtgtgtgtgtgtgtgtgtgtgtgtctgtgtgtgtttgagtttgtgtgtgtgtctgtgtctctgtgtgtgtgtgtggtgtgtgtgtgtgtgtgtgcatctgtgcatgtgtttgtgcgtttgtgtgtccgtgcgtgtgtgtgtctctccatgtgtgtgtgtgtgtgtgtgtgtgtgtgtgtgtgtctgtgagtgtgtgtgtgtgtgtgtgtgtgtgtgtgcgtgtgtgtgtgtgtgtgtgtctgtgtgtgtttgagtttgtgtgtgtgtctgtgtctctgtgtgtgtgtgtgtggtgtgtgtgtgtgtgtgtgcatctgtgcgtgtgtctctccatgtgtgtgtgtgtgtgtgtgtctgtgtgtctgtgagtgtgtgtgtgtgtgtgtgtgtgtgtgtgtgcgtgtgtgcgtgtgtgtgtgtctgtatgtgtttgagtttgtgtgtgtgtctgtgtctctgtgtgtgtgtgtgtgtgtgtctgtgtgtgtttgagtttgtgtgtgtgtctgtgtctctgtgtgtgtgtgtgtgtggtgtgtgtgtgtgtgtgtgtgtgtgtgtctgtgagtgtgtgtgtgtgtgtgtgtgtgtttgtgcgtttgtgtgtccgtgcgtgtgtgtgtctctccatgtgtgtgtgtgtgtgtgtgtgtgtgtgtgtctgtgagtgtgtgtgtgtgtgtgtgtgcgtgtgtgtgtgtgtgtgtgtgtgtctgtgtgtgtttgagtttgtgtgtgtgtctgtgtctctgtgtgtgtgtgtgtgtgtgtctgtgtgtgtttgagtttgtgtgtgtgtctgtgtctctgtgtgtgtgtgtgtggtgtgtgtgtgtgtgtgtgtgtgtgtgtctgtgagtgtgtgtgtgtgtgtgtgtgtgtttgtgcgtttgtgtgtccgtgcgtgtgtgtgtctctccatgtgtgtgtgtgtgtgtgtgtctgtgtgtctgtgagtgtgtgtgtgtgtgtgtgtgtgtgtgtgtgtgtgtgtgtgcgtgtgtgtgtgtgtgtctgtatgtgtttgagtttgtgtgtgtgtctgtgtctctgtgtgtgtgtgtggtgtgtgtgtgtgtgtgtgtgtgtgcatctgtgcatgtgtttgtgcgtttgtgtgtctgtgcgtgtgtgtgtctctccatgtgtgtgtgtgtgtgtgtgcgtgcgtgtgtgtgtgtgtgtctctccatGCGTGtatcagtgcgtgtgtgtgtgtgtctctctatgtgtgtgtgtgtgtgtgtgtgtgtgtctgtgagtgtgtgtgtgtgtgtgtgtgtgcgtgtgtgtgtgtgtgtgtgtgtctgtgagtgtgtgtgtgtgtgtgtgtgcgtgtgtgtccgtgcgtgtgtgtgtctctccatgtgtgtgtgtgtgtgtgtgtgtgtgtgtgtctgtgagtgtgtgtgtgtgtgtgtgcgtgtgtgtgtgtgtgtgtgtgtctgtgtgtgtttgagtttgtgtgtgtgtctgtgtctctgtgtgtgtgtgtgtgtgtgtctgtgtgtgtttgagtttgtgtgtgtgtctgtgtctctgtgtgtgtgtgtggtgtgtgtgtgtgtgtgtgcatctgtgcgtgtgtttgtgcgtttgtgtgtccgtgcgtgtgtgtgtctctccatgtgtgtgtgtgtgtgtgtgtgtgtgtgtgtctgtgagtgtgtgcgcgtgtgtgtgtgtgcgtgtttgtgtgtgtgtgtgtgtgtctgtgtgtgtttgagtttgtgtgtgtgtctgtgtctctgtgtgtgtgtgtggtgtgtgtgtgtgtgtgtgcatctgtgcgtgtgtttgtgcgtTTATGTgtccgtgcgtgtgtgtgtctctccatgtgtgtgtgtgtgtgtgtgtgtgtgtgtgtgtgtgtgtgtgcgtgcgtgtgtgtgtgtgtgtgtctctccatgtgtgtgtcagtgtgtgtgtgtgtgtgtgtctctccgtgtgtgtgtatgtgtgtctgtgtctctgtgtgtgtgtgtgtgtgcgtgtgtgtctgtgcatgtgtgtgtgtgtgtgtgtgtgtgtgagattggcACCGGTCGTGGTGTGTGTGGTGTCTCTCCGGTGAGCTCCAGGTTCAGGAGTGACCGTCAGCTTCACTCGGAGCGTCTTCTGTTTGCCGTGACTCGAGTGATTGACTGAGGTGTCCACCACGTCATAGATAGTGTGCATCAAACTGGACatgtcctaaacacacacacacacacacgtgtttcaCTGAAGGGAATGAATGTCAGGTGTCTGTATAAACGTCAGTATTTACCTCCTTTGTGACTCTTCCGCTGTTGTCGAAGTCGTAGAGCGTGAAGACCCACTCCTGCCTGCTGTCATCAACCACAGACACGTCACACTCCagaccctgacacacacacacacacacacacacacacacacgcagttaCACACCTGACCAGCAGGAGGACCTCAGCGACTGCACATCACAAATAAGAAGAATTCACTCAAAGATGGAAACTGTCACCATTTATTCACATCATCTCACATtctgtatttatctatttatagttttttttttcaagagagaCAATACAGAATAACATTACTGCACAGGCCTTATTACGGTAAAAACTACAGCTATTCaaaacatgcatttcatttaaatatagattaaattaaagtgtgtgaatgaagctttatcatttgtttttcaGAATCTTTAGAATAAAAGTCAAACAAACGAATGATTCAGTTGGTTTGGATGATGAATCAGTTCAGTGAATCAATAATGACTCATTTGACTCATCAGTTCATTTGAGTCATCACTTAAATTTCTGTGCGTTGTTTTGTAaagacataaatattaaaatattaaacactgattttttttttctttttaaaatgtatcggtgtgttttgtaaaaatgtgtatatttgaattcaatataaaaatgtgaaataaattaaacatttaaaatggggggggggggggggtacttaaAAGGTGCCCCCCTCCCctatttaaaattcattaaaattgtgaaataaataaataaataaataatcattaaaaagtgTATCTCATGAACAacatagtaataaataaaaaagcatttagcGGCATTTTGTTGTTTGGTGTGAACTCACATCTAGACTGATGCGTTTCTTTCCTTTGCAGGTTTCCTTTACATCTTCAGACGGAAGAAAACTCTCACATCCTTCAGCCTTTTCTGGAGGCAAaaccactgaacacacacacacacacactgtgagcacactaCTGAGTGCACTACAACCAGTGCACTACATACAGTAGGGTCCAAAAGCATGAAACGCATTGCAAAAAGTGTCTAAATATTCTTACATCAAGATACATTTGCCAGAGACACAAAATAGTGAAGATATGAAGTCTGGTTTTCAGAAATCatgtgagtttatgcttaaaataagaacaaataaatacCAATGGAGtcagaaaatgtttaattaatttcaagaaaaactaaattattattccTCACCCCACTTTTGAGCataatattttagtattatttataaaatattgtagtatttattaatattttgagagagcttttatttttatactttcagtatataatagaatatatatttacttttatattttcagttttctgtaTGTAatataaagtacatttattttaatattttcagttttctgtatgtaatataatatatatatttatttttatatttaacattttctgtacgtaatataatatatatttatttgtatgttttcagttttctgtatataatataaagtatatttatttttatattttcagttttctgtatataatataaatatatatttatttttatatttacagttttctgtatataatataaatatatatttatttttatattttcagttttccgtatataatataatgtatatttatttattgtattttttttcaaataatatatttatttttgatattttgaattactttttattttacattttgtgtttttattttaaccctAGTTTAAGTTTTAGCCATTTTCCTATCtgattttgcctttttttatttaatatatttctatttatttttattttttaataatcgcAGTacaactcacttcattttgatcattttttcattttaaccttgtgtcattttgcattttaaatcaatgcatctcatttataataatgtttctaTATCTTGTTCTGGAAAACAGGACACAAATCCTGACTATTTGGTCTGTCTGGTGTCTGATGTCTGTACTCACCCTGTAGAGGGCAGCGCTGGACCTGACTCTGTCTGTCCTTGAGCTCCTGGAGGAGaaccagagaaaaaaaaacacaagaggaGATGTTAGTTCAATATACAGCCCAGAAACCACAGGAAAAGCAAACACCTCCATCTGAAGCATTTCCTCCTCAGGGACGTGAAACGACGACGGCGTCACATACGATTACATCTACTGCAAAATTCAGTAACAGAGGAACGACTGAGGAGGCGAGATCTGGTGTTTCCCTGAGGCTGCTGTTCTGATGATTTGAGACATTATCATGTTCTCGTACCTTTCTGACAGGAACGTTTTGGGGTTTTCTTGCTCAATGATCACATAGACCGAGTCAAATCCAGAAATATGACTGAGATCTGCCATAAACACCTTTAGGATCAGACTAAATCATCTGACGTCTGGACCACAAAAATGCTCAACCGCACATCGACGTACAAATCCCAACCTGCTCACGATTACACACGTATATGATTTTactaaagaagtctcttctgctaacCTAGGGTATATTTATTAGATTTACAAATACcgtcaaaattgtgaaatattattacaacttcaaataactgttttctatgtgagtatattgtaaaatgtaatttatttatgtgatcaaaactgtattttcagcatcattcctccagtcttcagtgtcacatgatcttcagaaatcatgaaaatatgatgatttactgctcaagaaacatttctgattattatcaatgttgaacacagttttgCCGCGCaatatttttgcagaaaccaGATTCACAGATTAATATAAAGTtgaaaagatcagcatttattcaacatagaaatcctttttaatgttataaatgtatttactggcacttctgatcaatttaatgcatctttcatGAATAAAAGCAAAATGTCGAACATTAGTGCGTTCACATAActaatttgaacaacttttaaCTTGTAACAATTAGTAATTTACTtcccttaaaatatattttaatttgtaaaaaaacaaatgcagttgATATGAAATTTAAATGAGATCTCAACATGATTTTTATTCCACAGTTGAAACACACTCCTGCAATCGACCAATGAGAAGCTCCGAGAGGCGGGTCCAAACATGTTTTCTAGAATCCAATTAGCTGTATCGATTTCAAACGGATCCGCCTTCTTTAAAGTCACATGTCTGTGAACTCATTACCACCCAGCACAACAGATGCATTGCAGATCTGACCGCCCTCTGCATTTTAAAGACTAACACATGGTATTTTACCCATAATGCCATTACCCACTGAGGCCCTTTTTAAGCAGCAATGTGTGGGCCATATGCTTCATTAAGAGAGAGCTGGTTCCAATCCACAGCTGGGGAAAAAACGGCCCTGGTTTCTTTATTGTCTGCTTCTTACAGAGTGGCTTCAAATGTCTAAAATAGTAAGAAATGAACACT encodes:
- the LOC128030311 gene encoding protein naked cuticle homolog 2-like, which gives rise to MGKLHSKHASRRRENPEGDSFVVNGFISRRGAEEGERYDTNLKDYKELKDRQSQVQRCPLQVVLPPEKAEGCESFLPSEDVKETCKGKKRISLDGLECDVSVVDDSRQEWVFTLYDFDNSGRVTKEDMSSLMHTIYDVVDTSVNHSSHGKQKTLRVKLTVTPEPGAHRRDTTHTTTDRDVNRLSHMEPLHSEDGRQHRAHERNHYCVDENTERRNHYLDLAGTENYSSRFDSSSPPVVPQEQPSRSSHTQNRSRSHEPETHTHQRRSQVLPDPCVTPGPRVRPGPQSFRSPKATFKGSQSVAKTSKCHSYYPPVPGVSFSAGQNMYHRPHQNQPQPSAGHQHSHSQRTRARGREQVLSPAKQQPSPDREQNAGIVLPVVQRHEHHHHHEHHHHHHYHHYHQT